One Gemmatimonadaceae bacterium genomic window, TCGTTCCTCCACGGAGGCGTGACGCCAGAGGAAGTCATTCTCCCGCTCGCGCTGCTGACACCCAGAACGTAGTGGTCTTCAGGCGTCTAGCGCCTTTCGTTCGGCCGCATGCGTGGCGCATGGGGGGCGCCATCGCCGGAAATATCGGGGCGGCATTGCTCGACGCGTTCTCGCTCGCGCTGCTCATCCCGTTCCTCAATACGCTGTTCAACCAGCCGCCGATAAATCTCTCGGCGGGCGGATTGTCCAGCCTGCTGCGCGCGACAGTCGGAATGCTGCTCGATCCATCGGACAAGATGGGCTCGCTGCGCAATGTGATCCTGATCGTGCTCGCCGTCGTCGTCCTCAAGAATGTTCTTGTGTGGCTCGCGGGCCAGCTCGGCGCAAGTCTTCAGGAACTCGTGACGCGGGACATTCGGAATGCGATCTACGCGCATCTCGCCCATCTGCCTCTCTCGTACTTCGCCCGAACAAAAACAGGACAGATCCTCTCGCGCGTCATCACCGACACGGCCGAGACGCGCCTGATACTGACGCAGCTCGTAACCCAATCTCTGCAGAGTGGTGCGCTCGTCCTGAGCTACATCGCCTTCCTCTTCCTCATCTCCTGGAAGATGACGCTCATTGCGCTCATTCTGCTGCCGCTGCTTGGTGCGGCGATGCAGCCGCTCCTGACGAAGCTTCGCGCGGGCAACAGACGGCGCGGGAACCAGCACGGCGAGATGACGAGCGTGGTGCAGGAGACCGTCAGCGGAATCCGCCTGGTGAAATCGTTCGGCGCCGAAGCTTACGAGGAGAGTCGCTTCCGCGAAGCGAGCGACCGGTACGCGTCGAGCAGCGTGCGCCTCACACGACTTTCGTTCCTCGCGGCGCCCGTTACCGAGATCGTCGGCACTTCGATGGCGGTGCTGCTGCTGTGGCTCGGTGCCCGGCAGGTGCTCGTGGAGAGGGCAATGTCGGGCGCAGATCTCATCGCGTTCCTCGTTTACGCGCTGCGGCTGTTGCAGCCGCTGAAGCAGCTTTCGCAGATGCCCACGACGGCGCAGTCTTCGCTGGCCGCGGCGGAGCGATTGTTCGAGATTCTCGACTCTCCATCCGAAGAGCAGACCGATGCCGGAACTCTGGACAAGGCGACGTTCGAGCGCGAAATCGAATTCGACGACGTGACCTTCGCGTACGATGGGGCGCCGGTGCTCTCGAATATCAGCTTCAAGGCAATAAAAGGCGACGTGACCGCACTCGTGGGTCCGAGCGGAGCGGGCAAGACGACACTCGTCGATCTTATCCCTCGCTTCTATCCGGTTCCGGCGGGACGGATATTGCTCGACGGCGTCGACACGAGCCGAATCCGTCTTTCGGCCCTCCGCGGTCTCACGGGCATCGTGAGCCAGGACACAGTTCTCTTCAACGATACTGTTCGGAACAACATTGCCTACGGCGCCAGCGAGCGATTCAATGACGCGCAGATCGAGGCAGCGGCCCGTGCGGCAAACGCACATCCGTTCATCGAGGAGCTTCCGAACGGCTACGACACTGTGCTTGGCGAAAGGGGCACGCGTCTCTCGGGTGGACAGCGGCAGCGCATCGCGATTGCACGAGCCTTGCTCTGTGATC contains:
- a CDS encoding ABC transporter ATP-binding protein, with translation MGGAIAGNIGAALLDAFSLALLIPFLNTLFNQPPINLSAGGLSSLLRATVGMLLDPSDKMGSLRNVILIVLAVVVLKNVLVWLAGQLGASLQELVTRDIRNAIYAHLAHLPLSYFARTKTGQILSRVITDTAETRLILTQLVTQSLQSGALVLSYIAFLFLISWKMTLIALILLPLLGAAMQPLLTKLRAGNRRRGNQHGEMTSVVQETVSGIRLVKSFGAEAYEESRFREASDRYASSSVRLTRLSFLAAPVTEIVGTSMAVLLLWLGARQVLVERAMSGADLIAFLVYALRLLQPLKQLSQMPTTAQSSLAAAERLFEILDSPSEEQTDAGTLDKATFEREIEFDDVTFAYDGAPVLSNISFKAIKGDVTALVGPSGAGKTTLVDLIPRFYPVPAGRILLDGVDTSRIRLSALRGLTGIVSQDTVLFNDTVRNNIAYGASERFNDAQIEAAARAANAHPFIEELPNGYDTVLGERGTRLSGGQRQRIAIARALLCDPPILILDEATSALDTESERLVQEAVDRLLRGRTVFVIAHRLSTIVHADQILVLDRGRIVERGTHTSLLAARGVYHRLYSMQFGSMPQSLDSLASSPV